A genome region from Sphingobacteriaceae bacterium GW460-11-11-14-LB5 includes the following:
- a CDS encoding RNA polymerase sigma-70 factor: MESNDTHLIGLIKSGNKQAFDEVFLKHFKSLHAYAFTIIKEKDDAEEIVQNVFVRIWTKREQLKTDGFLKSFLYRSVHNESLNYLKHQKVRSNFNIHYADAVKNDTGNLNTEIMATELEKNIHSAINELPEKCRNVFQLSRFDQMKYQEIADALNISIKTVENQMGKALKILRLRVVDFLILIFILLK, translated from the coding sequence ATGGAAAGTAACGATACCCATCTGATCGGATTAATTAAAAGCGGCAATAAGCAGGCTTTCGACGAAGTGTTTTTAAAACATTTCAAGAGTTTGCATGCCTATGCTTTTACCATAATTAAAGAAAAAGATGATGCCGAAGAAATTGTTCAGAATGTGTTTGTACGCATCTGGACAAAAAGAGAGCAACTTAAAACAGATGGGTTTTTGAAATCATTTCTCTATCGTTCAGTACACAACGAAAGTCTGAATTACCTGAAACATCAAAAAGTGAGATCGAATTTTAACATTCATTATGCCGATGCAGTGAAAAACGATACAGGGAATTTAAATACAGAGATCATGGCAACAGAACTGGAAAAGAATATCCATTCGGCAATAAACGAGCTGCCCGAAAAATGCAGAAATGTGTTTCAGTTGAGCAGGTTCGACCAGATGAAATATCAGGAAATTGCCGATGCACTAAATATTTCGATCAAAACGGTAGAAAACCAGATGGGAAAGGCGCTAAAAATTTTACGCCTTAGGGTGGTCGATTTCCTGATCCTCATTTTTATTTTATTGAAATAA
- a CDS encoding isoleucine--tRNA ligase, translating into MYSEFKQLELAKIGQEILDFWKKENIFEKSISSRPKSNPFTFYEGPPSANGMPGIHHVMARAIKDIFCRYKTLKGYQVKRKGGWDTHGLPIELAVEKKLGITKEDIGKKISVDEYNAACRTEVMRYTDVWNDLTEKMGYWVDLENPYITYENEYIETLWWILKQLYDKGFLYKGYTVQPYSPAAGTGLSSHELNQPGTYKDVSDTTIVAQFKAINETLPDALKIFGTVHFLAWTTTPWTLPSNTALTVGPKIDYVLVKTFNQYTFEPIQVILAKALVGKQFAGKYFLAESDEDLNNFKAEDKKIPYTILGEFVGADLVGIKYEQLLPYALPYQNPENAFRVISGDFVTTEDGTGIVHTAPTFGADDARVAKLATPEVPPMLVLDDKGNAVPLVDLQGKFIASLGGNYGGKYVKNEYYKDGEAPDKSVDVELAIQLKEENKAFKVEKYVHTYPHCWRTDKPVLYYPLDSWFIKTTAVKNKMVELNKTINWKPESTGIGRFGNWLENLVDWNLSRSRYWGTPLPIWRTADGTEEKCIGSIADLNAEIAKSIEAGFMPAGFELKDMHRPYVDDVILTSSKGEKMTRETDLIDVWFDSGAMPYAQWHFPFENKEEFENAYAADFIAEGVDQTRGWFFTLHAIAVMLSEASDEIKAVNAKVGNPGVAFKNVVSNGLVLDKNGNKMSKRLGNAVDPFSTIETYSADATRWYMISNASPWDNLKFSLEGLDEVRRKFFGTLYNTYAFFALYANIDKFEIDKNNLSKVEDRTELDRWILSLLQNLISEVDESYNTYEPTKATRAIQTFVDEHLSNWYIRLSRRRFWKGEMTDDKRAAYETLYTCLETLAQLMSPVAPFFADWLYRNLTVTDAYAEESVHLTLWKEADQSLIDNALNERMVYAQDISSMVLSLRKKSSINVRQPLEKILIPSLNRDFEQKISKVADYILSETNVKHIEFITDTHGIVKKKLKPNFKSLGKKVGKDMSIVKEALENMNQDDIQRLELDGYINVFGSNNIQHAIDLNDDVEVFAEDIPGWQVTNLGNLTVALDVTISEELKQEGISRELVNRIQNLRKELNFEVTDRIKVSLQNDNLVASAVAKNKDYICAEILADEFELTDTVNNANKIVIDDVELSISVTKI; encoded by the coding sequence ATGTATAGCGAATTTAAACAATTGGAACTTGCCAAAATAGGGCAAGAAATACTGGATTTTTGGAAAAAGGAAAATATCTTTGAAAAAAGTATTTCTTCCCGCCCTAAATCTAATCCGTTTACTTTTTACGAAGGACCACCGTCTGCCAATGGCATGCCGGGAATCCACCACGTAATGGCGCGTGCAATTAAGGATATTTTTTGCCGCTATAAAACTTTAAAGGGCTACCAGGTTAAACGTAAAGGTGGTTGGGATACGCATGGTCTTCCGATTGAGCTTGCTGTTGAGAAAAAACTGGGTATTACCAAAGAAGATATCGGCAAGAAAATCAGTGTTGATGAATATAATGCGGCCTGCCGTACTGAAGTGATGCGCTATACGGATGTTTGGAACGACCTTACCGAGAAAATGGGTTATTGGGTTGATCTGGAAAATCCTTACATCACTTACGAAAACGAATACATCGAAACGCTGTGGTGGATCTTAAAACAACTTTACGACAAAGGATTTTTATATAAAGGTTATACGGTTCAACCCTATTCTCCTGCTGCAGGAACAGGTTTAAGCTCGCACGAGTTAAACCAGCCGGGCACCTATAAAGATGTAAGCGATACCACGATTGTTGCGCAGTTTAAAGCCATTAATGAAACTTTACCTGATGCCTTAAAAATATTTGGTACAGTTCACTTTTTAGCCTGGACAACTACCCCCTGGACTTTGCCAAGTAATACGGCATTAACCGTAGGACCAAAAATAGATTACGTATTGGTTAAAACTTTTAATCAATATACTTTTGAGCCGATCCAGGTTATTTTAGCCAAAGCACTTGTAGGCAAACAGTTTGCAGGCAAATACTTTTTAGCGGAAAGTGACGAAGATTTAAACAATTTTAAAGCGGAAGACAAGAAAATCCCTTATACCATTTTAGGGGAGTTTGTTGGTGCAGACCTGGTTGGCATTAAGTATGAACAATTATTACCTTATGCGCTTCCTTACCAAAATCCGGAAAATGCCTTTAGGGTAATATCGGGAGACTTTGTAACTACCGAAGATGGTACAGGTATCGTACACACTGCGCCAACATTTGGTGCCGATGATGCAAGAGTCGCCAAATTGGCTACACCAGAAGTACCACCAATGCTGGTTTTGGATGATAAAGGGAATGCAGTTCCTTTGGTTGATTTACAGGGGAAATTTATCGCTTCTTTAGGTGGTAATTATGGTGGCAAATACGTTAAAAACGAATATTATAAAGATGGCGAAGCACCAGATAAATCTGTTGATGTTGAATTGGCCATCCAGTTAAAAGAAGAGAACAAGGCCTTTAAGGTTGAAAAATACGTACACACCTATCCACATTGCTGGAGAACAGACAAACCGGTTTTATATTATCCGTTAGACAGCTGGTTTATCAAAACTACTGCGGTTAAAAATAAAATGGTGGAATTGAATAAAACCATCAACTGGAAACCTGAATCGACAGGAATAGGCCGTTTTGGCAACTGGTTAGAGAACCTGGTGGATTGGAATTTATCGCGTTCACGTTATTGGGGAACTCCATTACCGATCTGGCGTACTGCCGATGGAACGGAAGAAAAATGTATCGGCTCTATCGCTGACCTGAATGCAGAGATTGCAAAATCGATCGAAGCGGGGTTTATGCCTGCAGGTTTCGAATTGAAAGATATGCATCGCCCTTATGTTGATGACGTGATTTTAACTTCATCAAAAGGTGAAAAAATGACCCGCGAAACCGATCTGATTGATGTTTGGTTCGATAGCGGTGCCATGCCTTATGCACAATGGCACTTCCCTTTTGAGAATAAAGAGGAGTTTGAAAATGCTTATGCTGCCGATTTTATTGCAGAGGGTGTTGATCAGACCCGTGGCTGGTTCTTTACCCTGCACGCTATTGCCGTAATGCTTAGCGAGGCCAGTGATGAAATTAAAGCCGTAAATGCTAAAGTGGGCAACCCTGGTGTAGCTTTTAAAAACGTCGTTTCGAACGGATTGGTATTGGATAAAAACGGCAACAAAATGTCTAAACGTTTAGGCAATGCAGTTGATCCTTTCAGCACCATCGAAACTTACAGTGCCGACGCTACCCGTTGGTACATGATCAGCAATGCATCGCCATGGGATAACCTTAAATTTAGTTTAGAGGGCTTAGATGAGGTGCGCCGTAAATTCTTCGGAACACTTTACAACACTTATGCTTTCTTTGCCCTATATGCAAATATCGATAAATTTGAGATCGACAAAAATAATTTAAGCAAAGTTGAAGACAGAACGGAATTAGACCGCTGGATTTTATCGTTGTTGCAGAATTTAATCAGCGAAGTTGATGAAAGCTACAATACTTATGAGCCAACTAAAGCTACACGTGCCATCCAAACCTTTGTTGATGAGCATTTGAGTAACTGGTACATCAGGTTAAGTCGTCGCCGTTTCTGGAAAGGCGAAATGACTGATGATAAACGTGCCGCTTACGAAACACTTTATACCTGTTTAGAAACCTTGGCGCAGTTGATGAGTCCGGTTGCACCATTCTTTGCCGATTGGTTGTACAGAAACTTAACCGTAACGGATGCTTATGCAGAAGAATCGGTTCACTTAACCTTGTGGAAAGAAGCTGATCAAAGTTTAATCGACAATGCACTAAACGAAAGAATGGTTTATGCCCAGGATATCTCTTCAATGGTTTTATCGTTGCGTAAAAAATCGAGCATTAATGTACGTCAGCCTTTAGAAAAAATCTTAATCCCTTCTTTAAATCGCGATTTCGAACAAAAAATCTCAAAGGTTGCCGATTATATCCTTTCTGAAACGAATGTAAAACATATCGAATTCATTACCGATACACATGGCATCGTAAAGAAAAAACTGAAGCCTAACTTTAAATCGTTGGGTAAAAAAGTGGGCAAGGATATGAGTATTGTGAAAGAAGCTTTAGAGAACATGAATCAGGATGATATCCAGCGTTTAGAACTTGATGGTTACATTAACGTTTTCGGCAGCAACAACATTCAGCATGCGATCGATTTAAATGATGATGTAGAAGTTTTTGCTGAAGATATTCCGGGATGGCAGGTAACCAACCTGGGTAACTTAACCGTGGCTTTGGATGTTACCATCTCTGAAGAGTTAAAGCAAGAAGGGATTTCGCGCGAACTGGTTAACCGCATCCAAAATTTACGAAAAGAATTAAACTTTGAGGTAACCGATAGGATTAAAGTTTCGTTACAAAATGATAACTTGGTGGCCAGCGCAGTTGCTAAAAACAAGGATTACATTTGCGCGGAAATATTAGCCGACGAATTTGAATTAACAGATACTGTAAATAATGCAAACAAAATCGTTATCGACGATGTTGAGTTAAGCATTTCAGTAACTAAAATATAA
- a CDS encoding molecular chaperone DnaK — protein sequence MENSNKTRYSDSELQEFKELIQDKLRMAKEELNSLTTSLSNPNANGTEDTSGAYKTLEDGSATMEKEQINQLAARQKKFIDNLENALVRIENKTYGICRETGKLIQKERLRAVPHATLSMEAKLKQS from the coding sequence ATGGAAAACAGCAACAAAACACGCTACTCAGACAGTGAATTACAAGAATTTAAAGAATTAATTCAAGATAAATTACGCATGGCTAAAGAGGAACTTAACTCTTTAACCACTTCTTTGAGTAATCCAAACGCAAACGGAACAGAAGATACTTCAGGTGCTTACAAAACATTAGAAGACGGTTCTGCAACAATGGAAAAAGAGCAGATCAATCAATTGGCTGCCCGTCAGAAAAAATTTATTGATAACCTGGAGAATGCATTGGTGCGTATCGAGAACAAAACTTATGGTATTTGCCGCGAAACCGGAAAATTAATCCAAAAAGAACGTTTACGTGCGGTACCGCATGCAACATTAAGCATGGAAGCTAAATTAAAGCAGAGTTAA
- a CDS encoding lipoprotein signal peptidase, translated as MKGYTKPLIVIFLVLLADQALKIWVKTHMQIGDEILFFGKSGLHFTENPGMAFGMEFGGEFGKLALSLFRIIAVGGIGYGLHYLIKKKYHRGLILNVSLIFVGALGNIIDCVFYGAIFDKGMTYNASFNDYTRYDGLAKFSSKGYASFLHGNVVDMFYFPLAQGHFPSWIPIWGGEEFIFFRPVFNLADAAISIGVILILIFQKNYFKEDVKDEVSINSEIVED; from the coding sequence ATGAAAGGCTATACCAAACCTCTAATTGTTATCTTTTTAGTTTTACTGGCCGACCAGGCACTTAAAATCTGGGTCAAAACCCATATGCAGATTGGCGATGAAATTCTGTTTTTTGGAAAATCTGGCCTGCATTTCACAGAAAACCCTGGAATGGCATTTGGAATGGAATTTGGCGGTGAGTTTGGTAAGCTGGCATTGTCCTTATTTAGAATTATCGCCGTCGGTGGAATTGGTTATGGCTTACATTATCTGATCAAGAAAAAGTACCACAGGGGATTAATACTAAACGTATCGCTGATTTTTGTTGGCGCATTGGGAAATATTATCGATTGTGTATTTTATGGTGCAATCTTCGATAAAGGGATGACTTATAATGCCTCATTTAATGATTATACCCGATATGATGGTCTTGCCAAATTCTCCTCAAAAGGTTATGCTTCCTTTCTTCATGGAAATGTAGTAGATATGTTCTATTTTCCATTGGCGCAGGGGCATTTCCCTAGCTGGATTCCGATTTGGGGAGGCGAGGAATTTATTTTCTTCAGACCTGTTTTTAACCTCGCAGATGCAGCCATTTCAATCGGAGTGATCCTGATCCTCATCTTTCAGAAAAACTACTTTAAAGAAGATGTAAAAGATGAAGTGAGCATTAACAGTGAGATTGTAGAAGATTAA
- a CDS encoding diadenosine tetraphosphate hydrolase: MINFLDISYLQSGNERQQKAYQVLTDKQVLEKLSPYHPIVVGTIPINIDIENSDLDVICQVSNKDEFIVHVNTLFGNEKDFSISESTNFEAVKANFIIDGLEIELFGQNTPTKQQNAYCHMLIEHKLLLEKGEEFRQEIIALKKQGYKTEPAFAKLLEIEGDAYEALLKLDS; encoded by the coding sequence ATGATCAACTTCCTTGATATATCTTATTTGCAATCAGGTAACGAAAGGCAACAGAAGGCCTATCAGGTTTTAACTGATAAGCAGGTTTTAGAAAAACTTTCGCCCTATCATCCTATAGTAGTTGGTACCATTCCAATCAATATCGATATCGAAAACAGCGATCTGGATGTTATTTGCCAGGTTTCCAATAAAGATGAATTTATTGTTCATGTAAATACGCTGTTTGGCAATGAAAAAGATTTTTCCATTTCCGAAAGCACTAATTTTGAAGCCGTTAAAGCAAATTTTATCATCGATGGATTAGAGATAGAGTTATTCGGGCAAAACACGCCTACAAAGCAGCAAAATGCCTACTGCCACATGCTTATCGAACACAAATTACTCTTAGAAAAAGGCGAAGAATTTAGGCAGGAAATTATTGCTTTAAAAAAACAAGGTTATAAAACCGAACCAGCTTTTGCAAAATTACTGGAGATTGAGGGAGATGCTTATGAGGCATTACTGAAACTGGATTCTTAG
- a CDS encoding dihydrolipoamide succinyltransferase yields the protein MSLEIKVPPVGESITEVVLSRWIKNDGDVVEMDEVIAELESDKATFELTAEQAGTLKTIAAEGDTLAIGAVVCKIEDGGAAASPKPEAESPKSDAQAPAAVAEAPKTQDSGLATKDSYATGTPSPAAGKILAEKGIEASAVKGTGVDGRITKDDAVKAEAGKKPEAPKASAPVVAAAPAGSRGERREKMSPLRRTVAKRLVAVKNETAMLTTFNEVNMKPIMDLRGKYKDQFKEKFGVGLGFMSFFTKAVTEALKDFPAVNGRIEGEELVYNDFADISIAVSAPKGLVVPVIRNAESMTLAQIEKSVLELALKARDSKLTIEEMTGGTFTITNGGVFGSMMSTPIINAPQSAILGMHNIVERPVAEKGEVVIRPMMYVALSYDHRIIDGRESVGFLVRVKQLLEDPARLLLGI from the coding sequence ATGAGTTTAGAGATAAAAGTTCCACCTGTTGGTGAATCGATAACCGAAGTTGTTTTATCAAGATGGATAAAAAACGATGGCGATGTTGTTGAAATGGATGAAGTTATTGCCGAATTAGAATCGGATAAAGCTACATTCGAATTAACGGCAGAACAAGCTGGAACTTTAAAAACCATAGCAGCCGAAGGCGATACCCTAGCCATTGGTGCAGTAGTTTGTAAAATTGAAGATGGTGGTGCAGCTGCTAGTCCGAAGCCCGAAGCCGAAAGTCCGAAGTCTGATGCACAAGCTCCGGCTGCGGTAGCTGAAGCACCTAAGACTCAAGACTCAGGACTTGCGACTAAAGACTCTTACGCTACAGGAACTCCTTCTCCTGCGGCTGGTAAAATTCTGGCAGAAAAAGGAATCGAAGCCAGCGCTGTAAAAGGTACTGGTGTTGATGGTCGTATTACCAAAGATGATGCGGTTAAAGCAGAAGCTGGTAAAAAACCTGAAGCGCCTAAAGCAAGTGCTCCTGTTGTAGCTGCTGCCCCTGCAGGTAGCCGCGGCGAGCGTCGTGAGAAAATGTCTCCACTGCGTAGAACCGTTGCAAAACGTTTAGTTGCTGTGAAAAATGAAACCGCAATGTTAACCACTTTTAACGAGGTTAACATGAAACCAATTATGGATTTACGCGGAAAATATAAAGATCAGTTTAAAGAAAAATTTGGTGTTGGTTTAGGTTTCATGAGCTTTTTCACTAAAGCAGTTACCGAAGCTTTAAAAGACTTCCCTGCGGTTAATGGCCGTATTGAAGGTGAAGAGTTGGTTTACAACGATTTCGCTGATATTTCGATTGCGGTTTCAGCTCCAAAAGGTTTGGTGGTTCCGGTAATCCGTAATGCAGAAAGCATGACTTTAGCGCAGATTGAAAAATCGGTGTTAGAACTGGCTTTAAAAGCACGTGATAGCAAATTAACCATCGAAGAAATGACTGGTGGAACCTTTACCATCACTAATGGTGGTGTATTTGGTTCAATGATGTCGACTCCAATTATTAATGCGCCACAATCGGCTATTTTAGGCATGCACAATATTGTTGAGCGCCCGGTAGCTGAAAAAGGTGAGGTGGTAATCCGTCCGATGATGTATGTTGCTTTATCTTACGATCACAGAATTATCGATGGACGTGAGTCGGTTGGTTTCCTGGTACGTGTGAAACAATTGTTAGAAGATCCGGCTAGATTGTTATTAGGCATTTAA